One window of Chitinispirillum alkaliphilum genomic DNA carries:
- a CDS encoding TPR domain protein, putative component of TonB system, which yields MCKKLFLILFLTAVCAASSQHQPTVSVLYFNNLSPENEHPNLGKALAEILISDLSANTSLLFVEREQLEKIMREIALGQTGAVDMESAPEVGNLLGAQYLLTGTYMLDRRSVVVTLRLIHSEQGTIVGSGRVRGRRNNFRRLLQRVSTEASDITAKLAPHTGTASPLPSNPDITLETAVQYGNALDRKDNGDLPGAEAVLSSILSVSPEFHYANISLEQVRQRIREASERHDDVIDSIRGTGTTIMQFNQVASNYMSQMQFRELFAYCLEVRDNPPSSPQGSGMNVLEIVDYYLLTAASNLRKWDFVITHGDAFLQNNPGSPYFPHVRTQVRMAARQYEREQEREKSLLSEFAHYKEIGKYNGDESHIYRYMVGARLMDNQLYERALEYLRDIDHTRPEFLAENIRPEEVLFKRFMCFYHNFDRAGASTVYDILVTQYPDTPILSALEPIMDFFGD from the coding sequence ATGTGCAAGAAACTTTTCCTTATTTTGTTTTTAACCGCTGTTTGTGCTGCCAGTTCGCAGCATCAGCCTACGGTTTCGGTACTCTATTTCAATAATCTTTCTCCTGAAAACGAGCACCCTAATCTTGGTAAGGCTCTTGCTGAGATTCTTATTTCCGATTTGTCTGCCAATACATCTCTTTTGTTTGTAGAGAGGGAGCAGCTTGAAAAAATTATGAGAGAGATAGCCCTGGGACAGACAGGAGCCGTTGATATGGAGAGTGCCCCTGAGGTGGGTAATCTGCTTGGGGCACAGTATCTTCTCACAGGTACCTACATGCTGGACAGAAGAAGTGTCGTGGTGACTCTGAGGCTCATTCACTCCGAACAGGGTACCATTGTTGGAAGTGGACGAGTCCGGGGGAGGAGAAATAATTTCCGAAGGCTTTTACAGCGAGTATCCACGGAAGCCTCTGATATAACTGCAAAACTCGCCCCTCATACCGGAACAGCTTCCCCACTCCCTTCCAACCCGGACATTACACTCGAGACTGCGGTGCAGTATGGCAATGCACTCGATCGTAAGGATAATGGTGATCTGCCGGGCGCTGAGGCGGTACTGTCCTCGATTCTCTCGGTGTCTCCTGAATTTCACTACGCAAATATTTCCCTTGAACAGGTGCGCCAAAGAATAAGAGAGGCTTCGGAAAGGCATGATGATGTAATAGATTCGATAAGAGGCACCGGCACTACTATTATGCAATTTAACCAGGTCGCAAGCAACTACATGTCTCAAATGCAATTCAGAGAGTTGTTTGCCTATTGTCTTGAGGTCAGAGATAACCCCCCCTCTTCACCTCAGGGCAGCGGAATGAATGTGTTGGAGATTGTGGATTATTATCTCTTGACTGCTGCATCAAATCTCAGGAAATGGGATTTTGTGATAACGCATGGTGATGCTTTCCTGCAAAATAATCCTGGATCGCCATACTTTCCTCACGTCAGAACTCAGGTTAGAATGGCCGCAAGGCAGTACGAGAGAGAACAGGAGCGGGAGAAATCGCTGCTTTCAGAATTCGCCCACTATAAAGAAATCGGGAAATACAATGGGGATGAATCTCATATCTACCGCTACATGGTTGGCGCCAGACTCATGGATAACCAGCTCTATGAACGAGCACTTGAATACCTCAGGGATATCGATCATACCAGGCCGGAATTTTTAGCCGAAAATATCAGACCCGAGGAGGTCCTGTTCAAAAGGTTTATGTGTTTTTACCACAATTTCGACCGGGCAGGTGCCAGCACTGTTTATGATATTCTTGTAACGCAGTATCCCGATACACCCATACTTTCGGCATTAGAGCCCATAATGGATTTTTTCGGGGATTGA
- a CDS encoding farnesyl cysteine carboxyl-methyltransferase — protein MMIERQDTLFYFVYIAALVMGTIIRTLARGRSGKDKVSGPVTDRILLYITYLGMGLFPLIYIFTDLFLYFDYNLPWFSGVIGTGLIFFSLIVLWKAHKDLGKNWSKTHSVQPDQELIQAGIYSYLRHPIYASYWLWALSQPLLLHNVIAGFSMVAAFSLLYFYRVPREEDLMEKAFGNKYKNYMAKTPRLFPRRLFSEIR, from the coding sequence GTGATGATTGAGAGACAGGATACCCTTTTTTACTTTGTCTATATCGCAGCACTGGTTATGGGGACAATTATCCGCACACTAGCAAGAGGCCGTTCGGGTAAAGATAAAGTATCCGGTCCTGTAACAGATCGCATACTACTCTATATAACCTATTTGGGAATGGGGCTGTTTCCCCTTATTTACATATTTACTGACCTGTTTCTGTATTTTGACTACAATCTGCCGTGGTTTTCAGGAGTTATCGGAACAGGGTTAATTTTCTTTTCACTCATTGTACTTTGGAAAGCACACAAGGACTTAGGGAAAAACTGGTCCAAAACACATTCTGTTCAACCAGATCAAGAACTGATTCAAGCCGGTATATATTCATACCTGCGACATCCGATTTATGCGTCCTACTGGCTTTGGGCACTATCTCAGCCTTTGCTTCTCCATAATGTTATTGCGGGATTTTCTATGGTTGCGGCATTTTCTCTTCTTTATTTTTACCGGGTCCCCAGAGAGGAGGATTTGATGGAAAAAGCATTCGGGAACAAGTATAAAAATTACATGGCAAAAACTCCGCGATTATTCCCGCGCAGACTTTTTTCAGAAATTAGGTAA
- a CDS encoding phytoene desaturase gives MGKSRAVIIGGGLGGLSAAVSLASRGWKVTVAEKNSHLGGKLNVCKKDGFNFDLGPSLLTMPHIFYSLFNRAGKDPKKYFEFKQVNPQWRNFFPDGSQIDLFQQTDSTAKILNKLYPGSAEQFNKFLNYANKQRNLIESLYFKRGIDSVWDLLLKSNPIEVLQVDMYTSVSGSLEKHIKDKHLQQILGYFCKYVGSSPYRAPAFLNALCSIQFAFGAYYIKGGMYKLAEALGKLLLEQGVDIKTGYEATGIKTGWGNTIEGVHFRDRETLPCDIVVSNMETIPFYIRVAGLTTHAHALERRFPPSCSGLVIHLGVNKNYPWLAHHNIFHSQSPKKQFRSVFERFTLPDDPILYVVAPDQPGLAPKGCSVIKVLPQIPSLYSKSGVTCEGLKKLRSAVLGKLQRMGLEDLENHIVTEKTLSPYDLKSLYNSHRGAIYGTVSDRWKNMGFKAPQKSTIFSNLYFAGGSVNPGCGMPMVVLGGMQVADRIGFAR, from the coding sequence ATGGGTAAATCCAGAGCAGTGATCATTGGTGGTGGGCTTGGAGGGCTGTCAGCTGCGGTTTCTTTGGCATCCCGGGGGTGGAAAGTTACTGTCGCAGAGAAGAACTCCCATCTCGGGGGCAAGCTTAATGTCTGCAAAAAGGATGGGTTTAATTTTGATCTTGGGCCCTCACTGCTTACCATGCCCCACATTTTTTATTCTCTGTTTAATCGAGCAGGAAAAGATCCTAAGAAATATTTCGAATTTAAACAGGTTAATCCTCAGTGGCGCAATTTCTTTCCCGATGGTTCGCAGATCGATCTTTTTCAACAAACAGATTCAACCGCAAAAATCTTAAACAAGTTATATCCCGGCAGTGCTGAACAGTTTAATAAGTTTTTGAATTACGCCAACAAACAGCGAAACCTCATTGAGTCTCTCTATTTTAAAAGGGGAATAGATTCCGTTTGGGATCTTCTGCTCAAATCCAATCCCATTGAAGTCCTTCAGGTTGACATGTACACATCTGTGAGCGGTTCATTAGAAAAACATATCAAGGACAAACACCTGCAGCAAATACTTGGTTATTTTTGTAAATATGTAGGGTCTTCGCCCTACAGAGCTCCGGCTTTTTTGAATGCACTTTGCTCGATTCAGTTTGCATTTGGCGCTTATTACATAAAAGGGGGCATGTATAAACTGGCTGAGGCATTAGGAAAACTGCTGCTTGAACAAGGGGTTGATATCAAAACCGGGTATGAAGCTACAGGTATCAAAACCGGATGGGGCAATACAATAGAAGGGGTTCATTTTAGAGACAGGGAAACATTACCATGTGATATTGTCGTATCGAACATGGAAACAATCCCTTTTTATATCCGGGTTGCAGGACTGACAACTCATGCCCATGCTCTTGAAAGACGCTTTCCGCCATCCTGCTCTGGTCTGGTTATCCATCTTGGGGTAAATAAGAACTATCCATGGCTGGCACACCATAACATATTCCATTCCCAATCCCCCAAAAAACAATTCAGATCAGTGTTCGAGCGATTCACCCTTCCCGATGATCCGATATTGTATGTAGTCGCTCCCGATCAACCCGGGCTTGCCCCAAAGGGATGCTCTGTTATAAAGGTTCTTCCGCAAATACCGTCTCTGTATTCAAAATCGGGTGTAACTTGTGAGGGGTTGAAAAAGTTGCGGTCTGCTGTTTTGGGCAAATTACAAAGAATGGGGTTGGAGGATTTGGAAAATCATATAGTAACAGAAAAAACCCTCAGTCCTTATGATCTCAAAAGTCTCTACAATTCTCATCGGGGGGCAATATATGGTACAGTGAGTGACAGGTGGAAAAATATGGGGTTCAAGGCACCACAGAAAAGCACCATCTTCAGCAATCTCTATTTTGCCGGTGGAAGTGTTAATCCAGGTTGCGGTATGCCGATGGTTGTGCTTGGAGGAATGCAGGTTGCTGACAGGATTGGGTTTGCGCGGTGA
- a CDS encoding chitosanase/endoglucanase, with product MVNFTCKRISLLLFFCISNIWSAPQRPFPQAQNFDGRIIQPSQYSQEELNSHVVSIYENQYKGHLKKSRKNGYYIQAGGSGTDDSITNTVSEAHGYGMIIFALMAGHEPLAREYFDGMFYFFKDHPSSVNPYNMSWTVVNNESDKRSTSASDGDMDIAYALLLAHHQWGSDGDIDYLHEARQMITKGILAGNMSPETKRIARGDFQLRWDPDHFSSRSSDWMPGHLRAYHSATDDVFWLEAIDTIYSLVGTITSGFAPNTGLMPDFITDSTPRPDPTGSSNTPHSDEYYYNACRYPWRIATDYIHYGNQDSYNAAYRLMSWLNNTTNGNARNVRAGYSLDGTPLNNWSDIVFTAPFAVAATVDPAFEGFLNSAWDIMRNNTGSGVYATAVNLLSMLMVSGNWWAPESDTGGQRFYQVTVRDGDGSGEYKQGSMVSVSANPFHENKAFLMWKGNTRFLDSPYEHTVSFAMPGQNLSLSAVYIDTLVLKQNFTSLAAWSENADGFGSSALISTAAGGLTAELDLAENPSGDYSWVSAFARAEGTYKNIDTIIITYQSDRSFSLVLNQATLSASGTSHAIELPQARSDTTLFLTPGDFSQPSWTEEPLRMDYPNLDDITGLSLRAEQKGQITTINVKQLLLSGFVSDDVSVSRSINNRHTGASLPLISSAGNQLRISNFPTDLNYGVLSIYSLNGRCIFQKEIHVLGSSYTVNNISLPQGMYIGRITTSKNIVQNRFIVR from the coding sequence ATGGTTAATTTTACATGTAAGCGTATCAGCCTGTTATTGTTTTTCTGTATCAGCAACATTTGGTCTGCACCCCAGCGTCCCTTTCCTCAGGCTCAGAATTTTGATGGCCGTATAATACAACCATCACAATATTCCCAGGAGGAGCTTAATTCCCATGTGGTATCAATCTATGAAAACCAGTATAAAGGTCACCTGAAAAAGTCGAGGAAAAATGGCTACTATATACAGGCCGGGGGATCCGGTACTGATGACAGTATTACAAATACCGTTTCAGAGGCACATGGCTATGGAATGATTATCTTTGCACTAATGGCGGGTCATGAGCCTCTGGCACGTGAATATTTTGACGGAATGTTTTACTTTTTTAAGGATCATCCAAGCAGTGTGAATCCTTATAATATGTCATGGACTGTTGTTAACAATGAATCTGACAAACGGTCCACATCAGCCAGTGATGGCGATATGGATATAGCTTACGCACTTCTTCTTGCACACCATCAGTGGGGATCTGACGGTGATATCGATTATCTTCATGAAGCCCGGCAGATGATTACAAAGGGTATCCTTGCAGGGAACATGAGTCCTGAAACAAAGCGTATTGCCCGGGGTGATTTTCAACTCAGATGGGATCCGGATCACTTTAGTTCACGCAGTTCAGACTGGATGCCTGGGCACCTGCGCGCCTATCATAGCGCAACAGATGATGTTTTCTGGCTTGAAGCAATCGATACAATTTATAGCCTGGTAGGTACCATTACCTCAGGTTTTGCCCCCAATACCGGACTGATGCCGGATTTTATAACCGACTCAACACCAAGGCCCGATCCCACGGGGTCTTCAAATACGCCCCATTCAGATGAGTATTATTACAATGCATGCCGGTATCCCTGGCGGATTGCAACCGATTATATTCATTACGGAAATCAGGATTCATACAATGCGGCATATAGGCTGATGAGCTGGCTTAATAATACAACCAATGGTAATGCACGTAACGTCAGAGCCGGATATTCTCTTGACGGTACTCCACTTAATAACTGGTCAGACATTGTCTTTACAGCGCCCTTTGCCGTTGCAGCAACGGTGGATCCTGCATTTGAGGGATTTTTAAACAGTGCATGGGATATTATGCGAAACAACACTGGCAGCGGGGTATATGCAACCGCAGTCAATCTGTTATCCATGCTTATGGTATCAGGGAACTGGTGGGCACCGGAAAGTGACACCGGGGGTCAACGCTTCTACCAGGTTACAGTGAGAGACGGGGATGGTTCCGGAGAATATAAACAGGGCAGTATGGTTTCTGTTTCTGCAAATCCATTTCATGAAAACAAAGCATTTTTGATGTGGAAGGGAAATACCCGGTTTCTCGATTCTCCTTACGAGCATACAGTTTCATTTGCAATGCCTGGACAAAATCTCTCTCTATCAGCAGTATACATTGATACTTTAGTGCTTAAACAAAATTTCACATCTTTGGCAGCGTGGAGTGAAAATGCTGATGGCTTTGGCTCCTCAGCTCTTATCAGTACAGCTGCAGGTGGGTTGACTGCTGAGCTTGACTTGGCGGAAAACCCATCCGGGGACTATTCATGGGTCAGCGCCTTTGCCCGGGCAGAGGGAACATATAAAAATATTGACACAATAATTATCACCTATCAGTCAGACCGCTCCTTCAGCCTGGTACTGAATCAGGCCACATTAAGTGCTTCAGGTACTTCTCACGCTATCGAATTACCCCAGGCCCGTTCAGATACCACACTGTTTCTCACACCCGGAGACTTCTCTCAGCCCTCATGGACAGAAGAGCCTCTTCGCATGGACTATCCAAATCTCGATGATATTACAGGTCTTTCTCTTCGTGCTGAGCAAAAAGGTCAGATTACAACAATAAATGTAAAACAATTGCTTCTTTCCGGTTTTGTAAGTGATGATGTGTCTGTGAGCAGGAGTATTAACAACCGGCACACAGGGGCATCTCTACCTCTTATTAGTTCAGCAGGGAATCAACTTAGGATATCAAACTTTCCAACGGATTTAAACTATGGAGTGCTAAGTATCTACTCCCTTAATGGTAGGTGTATTTTCCAAAAAGAAATACATGTTTTGGGCTCTTCATACACGGTGAATAATATATCCTTGCCACAAGGCATGTACATTGGACGCATCACGACATCAAAAAACATTGTACAAAACAGATTTATTGTTCGATAA